In Pecten maximus unplaced genomic scaffold, xPecMax1.1, whole genome shotgun sequence, one DNA window encodes the following:
- the LOC117320490 gene encoding uncharacterized protein LOC117320490, which produces MVKYCCVPECTGSGGHKFRRDSSLLRKWRVAIKRTDFRTKGLWSPSTEDVVCKAHFQESDYKETLLGERGRLKDGVVPSVFPFRPTSVASPREKRQQKRVEHSNSPGNGTILDSLMGDVQQEVELPPGIDDIIEIPGDDTVTETFASTGAQCNIIGDCRIQNYSNNPKGVQYWTGFANYHHFMFVFNCLGPAARDLNYKCTSLSAEDQFFLTMIKLRQGSDDFELSEKFSVSETTVSKVVITWINFLYFQLKELPIWPTRDTVTEHMPIDFGKKFKSTRVILDATEVPIQKPSHVQAQSLSWSSYKHRNTVKTMIGCTPRGAVSYVSQSYGGSASDRQIIENSELLDPQRNLFERGDSIMADRGIMVQDLFATHDVHVNTPSMLKGKTQR; this is translated from the exons ATGGTGAAGTACTGCTGTGTACCCGAGTGTACTGGAAGCGGGGGACATAAATTCCGCCGTGATTCCAGTCTGCTGCGCAAGTGGAGGGTGGCAATAAAGAGAACAGACTTCAGAACGAAAGGGCTTTGGTCACCGTCAACGGAAGACGTTGTGTGCAAAGCACACTTTCAAGAAAGTGACTACAAGGAAACCTTATTAG GAGAACGTGGCCGTCTTAAGGATGGAGTTGTGCCTTCAGTGTTCCCTTTTAGGCCTACATCTGTAGCAAGTCCAAGGGAAAAGCGCCAACAAAAGAGGGTTGAGCACAGCAATTCCCCTGGTAACGGCACCATTTTGGACAGTTTAATGGGTGATGTACAGCAGGAGGTGGAACTGCCACCTGGAATTGATGACATTATTGAAATTCCTGGTGATGACACTGTCACAGAAACATTTGCTAGCACAGGGGCTCAATGCAACATAATTGGTGATTGTCGCATTCAGAACTACTCTAACAATCCAAAAGGTGTCCAGTATTGGACTGGCTTTGCTAACTATCATCATTTCATGTTTGTCTTTAATTGCCTTGGTCCTGCTGCTAGAGATctaaattacaaatgtacatccCTCTCAGCAGAAGATCAGTTCTTTTTGACCATGATCAAACTACGTCAAGGCTCTGATGATTTTGAGCTTTCTGAGAAGTTCAGTGTTAGTGAGACAACTGTTTCCAAAGTAGTTATCACTTGGATCAACTTTCTGTACTTTCAACTAAAAGAGCTACCTATATGGCCTACTAGGGATACTGTTACAGAACACATGCCCATagattttgggaaaaaattcaAAAGCACTAGAGTTATCCTTGATGCTACAGAGGTTCCTATCCAGAAACCTTCCCATGTACAGGCCCAGAGTTTGTCTTGGTCCAGTTACAAACATAGAAACACTGTTAAAACTATGATTGGCTGTACACCTCGTGGTGCAGTTTCCTATGTAAGTCAATCATATGGGGGTTCAGCAAGTGATCGCCAGATAATAGAAAACTCTGAACTGTTAGATCCACAGAGAAACTTGTTTGAAAGGGGTGACAGTATTATGGCAGATAGGGGAATCATGGTACAGGATTTGTTTGCTACTCATGATGTTCATGTTAACACCCCATCAATGTTGAAGGGGAAAACACAGAGATAG
- the LOC117320491 gene encoding uncharacterized protein LOC117320491, translated as MYFLIFRLTAYERNRNFRHSALEIPDAIDVFWPVVGFQQLVQDHRIILPKLTHLQIEEYFLYRLAGDKQATSDVKALQKGGDMLAGNRILACSLLKKNGHIFLTGIVGAAMKNKVSYNYKISLEETSGDPVNSACECPAGKGPHGTCKHIASVLLMLGNFISNGTLQVQKTCTENLQSFHKPKSIYDGKPVPVEDMPTKRKFNEDLLEDPRPHKYRNNDGYPDFVRNMMVNHCAQHSQDMAMRFLHPSADIQAAALDHDYLPLPFTEYLVDKATKVTEEDALDLETRTKCQAKCKKWVEEREWRVTASRFGDITHATCRRNMEKLCESLLSSRVLHTKATEHGKNYKKKAVMKFENTMMLKVERAGLFVDPQHPYLGASPDGIIDENGILEIKCPYTGRTSPILPGKMFPFLQYDDNKHICLNMHSKYYDQIQGQMLLSKRKYCYFVVFTFVDMFVQKIAFDAEYCKFSLLPKLHLFYVKHFRSYIASHM; from the exons atgtatttccTTATTTTTAGATTAACGGCCTATGAAAGAAATAGGAACTTTAGGCATTCTGCATTGGAGATTCCTGATGCCATTGATGTGTTTTGGCCAGTTGTTGGCTTCCAGCAGTTGGTTCAAGATCACCGGATCATCCTACCCAAACTAACACACCTGCAGATAGAGGAGTACTTTTTGTACAGACTGGCAG GAGACAAACAAGCCACATCGGACGTGAAGGCCCTGCAGAAAGGAGGAGACATGTTGGCAGGAAACAGAATCCTAGCATGTTCcctattgaaaaaaaatggacATATATTCCTTACTGGAATTGTTGGTGCTGCCATGAAGAACAAG GTATCGTACAACTATAAGATAAGCCTCGAGGAGACGAGTGGGGATCCTGTTAATTCAGCATGTGAATGTCCAGCTGGCAAAGGACCACATGGTACATGCAAGCACATAGCTTCAGTGCTTCTCATGCTtggaaattttatttcaaatggtACCCTACAAGTACAAAAAACCTGTACAGAAAACCTGCAGAGCTTTCACAAGCCAAAGTCCATCTATGATG GTAAACCCGTTCCTGTGGAAGACATGCCAACTAAACGTAAATTTAATGAAGATCTTCTGGAAGATCCTCGTCCCCACAAATATCGCAATAATGATGGCTACCCCGACTTTGTGAGGAACATGATGGTAAATCACTGTGCTCAACATTCACAGGACATGGCTATGAGATTTCTTCACCCATCTGCTGATATACAG GCAGCAGCTTTGGATCATGACTATCTACCACTTCCCTTCACAGAGTATTTAGTAGACAAAGCAACAAAG GTTACTGAAGAAGATGCTTTAGATCTGGAGACGAGGACTAAATGTCAAGCTAAATGCAAGAAATGGGTGGAAGAGAGAGAGTGGAGAGTGACCGCATCTAGGTTTGGAGATATTACACATGCAACATGTAGAAGGAATATGGAAAAACTGTGCGAGAGTCTTCTCTCATCTAGAGTACTTCATACGAAAGCAACGGAACATGGTAAAAACTATAAAAAGAAGGCAGTAATGAAGTTTGAAAACACCATGATGTTAAAGGTGGAAAGGGCAGGACTTTTTGTGGACccacaacacccatatcttgGTGCTTCACCAGATGGAATTATAGATGAAAATGGCATCCTGGAAATTAAGTGTCCATATACAGGTCGCACATCACCTATCTTGCCAGGGaagatgtttccattccttcaaTATGATGACAACAAACATATCTGTTTAAACATGCATTCCAAGTATTATGACCAAATTCAAGGACAGATGCTGCTTTCTAAAAGGAAGTACTgctattttgttgtttttacttttgTAGACATGTTTGTACAGAAGATAGCATTTGATGCAGAGTACTGTAAATTCAGTCTATTACCCAAACTACACCTATTTTATGTGAAGCACTTCAGGTCTTACATTGCATCCcatatgtaa